In Acidianus brierleyi, one genomic interval encodes:
- a CDS encoding RNA-protein complex protein Nop10, which produces MKWKLRKCPIDGTYTLKDNCPICGSKTIVPHPPRFSPEDKFVKYRLEMKKGRKLNC; this is translated from the coding sequence ATGAAATGGAAATTAAGAAAATGCCCTATTGACGGAACATATACTCTTAAAGATAATTGCCCAATATGTGGATCCAAAACTATAGTACCTCATCCACCAAGGTTTTCTCCAGAAGATAAATTCGTAAAATATAGACTAGAAATGAAAAAAGGAAGAAAACTTAACTGCTAG
- a CDS encoding translation initiation factor IF-2 subunit alpha has protein sequence MIYNKHPLPREGDILIATVKQIFDYGSYVTLDEYGGLQAFLPWSEISTRWVKNIRDVIKEGRKIVVKVIRIDRRKGTVDVSLKKVTDDEKRKKNAEWKKIQKTDKILEIVSKKLGKTEKEAWEQVAWKLEDKYGDVFEAMQKASKEGEKVLLEAGVPEIWIKPLIEEASKHSEERKYKESTIIILRTTDPLGVEKIKKVFSEALPKEENVTVKVYSIGAPRYRIEVLGSEPKEVAKNLSEIVENIKTLASDEGLEFGNAK, from the coding sequence ATGATATACAATAAGCATCCATTACCAAGAGAAGGAGACATTCTAATAGCAACAGTAAAGCAGATTTTTGATTATGGTAGTTATGTAACTCTAGATGAATATGGAGGTTTGCAAGCATTCTTACCTTGGAGTGAAATAAGTACAAGATGGGTAAAGAATATTAGAGACGTAATAAAGGAAGGACGAAAAATAGTTGTTAAAGTAATACGAATAGATAGAAGAAAAGGTACAGTAGACGTATCATTGAAAAAAGTTACTGATGACGAAAAAAGAAAGAAGAATGCTGAATGGAAAAAGATCCAAAAGACTGATAAAATTTTAGAGATAGTTTCTAAAAAGCTTGGTAAAACGGAAAAGGAAGCATGGGAACAAGTAGCATGGAAACTAGAAGACAAATACGGCGATGTTTTCGAAGCAATGCAAAAAGCAAGCAAAGAGGGCGAAAAAGTTCTACTGGAAGCTGGAGTCCCAGAAATATGGATAAAGCCGTTAATAGAGGAAGCTTCTAAACATTCTGAAGAACGCAAATATAAAGAATCAACAATAATAATCTTAAGGACCACAGATCCACTAGGCGTAGAGAAGATAAAAAAAGTGTTTTCCGAAGCGTTACCTAAAGAGGAAAATGTAACAGTAAAGGTATATAGTATTGGTGCTCCTAGATATAGAATAGAAGTTCTAGGTAGTGAACCTAAGGAAGTAGCTAAAAACTTATCTGAAATAGTAGAAAATATTAAAACATTAGCTTCAGATGAAGGACTAGAATTTGGAAATGCAAAATAG
- a CDS encoding 30S ribosomal protein S27e yields the protein MKKLRVLIPEPKTKFVRVKCPNCGNEQVIFSHASFPVRCLSCGTQITYPTGGKAKIVGEIIRDMS from the coding sequence ATGAAGAAGCTTAGAGTTTTAATCCCAGAACCAAAGACTAAATTCGTAAGAGTTAAATGCCCAAACTGTGGAAATGAGCAAGTTATTTTCAGCCATGCATCTTTTCCAGTAAGATGCCTATCATGCGGTACACAAATAACTTATCCTACTGGAGGTAAAGCAAAAATAGTAGGCGAAATTATTAGAGATATGAGTTAA
- a CDS encoding 50S ribosomal protein L44e translates to MKVPKLVKMYCPRCKTHTEHSVTLYKSGKRRTLSEGQRRYDRKNLGYGSKRKPEQKRFAKVTKKQVLMFKCQKCGYTIMKHGIRVKKLELAEVIK, encoded by the coding sequence ATGAAAGTTCCTAAGCTTGTAAAGATGTATTGCCCACGATGTAAAACTCACACAGAGCATAGCGTAACATTGTATAAATCTGGAAAAAGAAGAACCTTATCTGAAGGACAAAGAAGATACGATAGGAAGAATCTAGGATATGGAAGCAAAAGAAAACCAGAACAAAAACGTTTTGCTAAAGTTACAAAGAAGCAAGTCTTAATGTTCAAATGTCAAAAATGTGGATACACGATAATGAAACATGGAATAAGAGTTAAAAAACTAGAATTAGCTGAGGTGATTAAATGA
- the priS gene encoding DNA primase small subunit PriS has translation MVIFTLHQGLNNLVKTLFREYYEKANLELPFDMELREFAFQPFDSPTYVRHLSFNNEIELRSFITKTLPLHLFYSSAKYQMPSAKDMEEKGWMGADIQFDLDADHFCNVRKFNFCPVCGDYVSGDKCPKDGSQTIEYMEITEECINITKDKTIDLVDILKEDFDFKPKIYFSGNRGFHVIIECSGDCALLNSDARKEISEYVMGFNVPKYQGKPCDPGWPGRLAKNKKGVEIDEQVTIDTKRLIRIPGSLHGKSGLIVKQIDDILKFSFNKDLSPFTGFSVFKPFISGEFNLLGNKIKFYKNTPIKLETSIAIYSTLKNLGEVTLYVR, from the coding sequence ATGGTGATTTTTACATTGCACCAAGGGTTGAATAATTTAGTTAAGACTTTATTTAGGGAATATTATGAAAAGGCTAATTTAGAATTACCTTTTGATATGGAACTTAGAGAATTTGCTTTTCAACCTTTTGATTCTCCTACGTATGTCAGACATTTATCATTTAACAATGAGATAGAGCTCAGATCATTTATAACTAAAACGTTGCCTTTACATCTCTTTTACTCTTCAGCAAAATATCAAATGCCTTCGGCAAAAGATATGGAAGAAAAGGGATGGATGGGAGCTGATATACAATTTGATTTAGACGCTGATCATTTCTGCAACGTAAGAAAATTCAATTTTTGTCCAGTCTGCGGTGATTACGTTTCTGGAGATAAATGTCCAAAAGATGGATCTCAAACTATAGAATATATGGAAATAACTGAAGAATGTATTAATATAACAAAAGATAAAACAATAGACCTTGTAGATATATTGAAAGAAGATTTTGATTTTAAGCCTAAAATATATTTTTCTGGTAATAGGGGATTTCACGTTATCATAGAATGTTCTGGAGACTGTGCACTATTAAATTCTGACGCTAGAAAGGAAATATCTGAATACGTAATGGGTTTTAATGTTCCTAAATATCAGGGCAAGCCTTGCGATCCTGGATGGCCCGGAAGATTGGCTAAGAACAAAAAAGGTGTAGAAATAGATGAGCAAGTAACTATCGATACTAAAAGATTAATCAGAATTCCTGGATCTTTACATGGGAAATCAGGGTTAATAGTAAAACAAATTGATGACATACTCAAGTTTTCATTTAATAAAGATCTTTCTCCTTTTACAGGATTTTCAGTCTTCAAGCCCTTTATTAGTGGAGAGTTTAATCTCTTAGGTAATAAAATAAAGTTTTATAAAAATACTCCTATAAAACTTGAAACGTCTATAGCAATATATTCCACGTTAAAAAATCTTGGAGAAGTGACTTTGTATGTTAGATGA
- a CDS encoding DNA polymerase sliding clamp, with protein sequence MKFKAVDASAISYIFKTLGDFMDDATIISTKDGIKVSGIDPSRVVFIDIFLPSAYFEEFESEEKETYGVSLEDINGVMRRVGKNDSVIIETAQEKIKIDINDDFERIFSLPILTTQEQQNPSINLEFPFKAKLLTVTFADVIESLANLGDSITISSEGGKLYFEVTGDMGSSKIELSVDNGGLIESEGSDATGNYGIEYILNTTKMRKPSDTVQLLFGSQLPLKLHFELPQGGYGDFYIAPRVE encoded by the coding sequence ATGAAATTTAAGGCAGTCGATGCATCAGCAATTTCGTACATTTTTAAGACATTAGGAGACTTCATGGATGATGCAACAATAATAAGCACAAAAGACGGAATAAAGGTATCTGGCATAGATCCTTCGCGAGTAGTATTTATTGACATATTTTTACCTTCTGCTTATTTTGAAGAATTTGAATCTGAGGAAAAGGAAACATATGGAGTAAGTCTTGAGGATATTAATGGAGTAATGAGAAGAGTAGGAAAAAACGATTCAGTAATAATAGAGACTGCGCAAGAAAAAATAAAAATAGATATTAATGACGATTTTGAAAGAATATTCTCTTTACCTATCTTGACAACACAAGAGCAACAAAATCCTTCTATAAATTTAGAATTTCCATTTAAGGCAAAACTGTTAACAGTAACATTTGCTGACGTTATAGAAAGCTTAGCTAATTTAGGTGACTCTATAACTATAAGTTCAGAAGGAGGTAAACTTTATTTTGAAGTTACTGGAGATATGGGATCTTCTAAGATAGAGTTATCTGTAGATAATGGAGGCTTAATAGAGTCTGAAGGAAGTGACGCTACCGGTAATTATGGCATAGAATATATCTTAAATACAACTAAGATGAGAAAACCCTCAGATACAGTACAACTTCTTTTTGGATCGCAATTACCATTGAAGCTTCACTTTGAGCTACCTCAAGGAGGTTATGGTGATTTTTACATTGCACCAAGGGTTGAATAA
- a CDS encoding ATP/GTP-binding protein, whose amino-acid sequence MYFIFFTGTAGAGKTTMVKEFQDYLLQLGLDTAVINLDPAVEQLPYAPDFDIRDYVDALEVMEKYNLGPNSSLIASIDLVLTKAAEIKKDIDNIEANYVLVDTPGQVELFAYRDTGRIISSLISGENKAVNVFLMDSFLAKEARSYVSLLLLSSAIKFRLNLPQIDALSKIDLLNEKESAKISSWGEGEELIDELGVVDDYSFELVRTIVENLDNPPIPVSATKNIGFDELYAIIQRILAGGEDYLTEENSPRL is encoded by the coding sequence ATGTACTTTATATTCTTCACTGGAACAGCCGGTGCTGGAAAGACTACAATGGTAAAGGAATTTCAAGATTATCTTCTTCAATTAGGATTAGATACCGCAGTTATAAATTTAGATCCTGCAGTAGAACAATTACCTTATGCGCCAGATTTTGACATAAGAGATTATGTTGATGCATTGGAAGTTATGGAAAAATATAATCTAGGTCCAAATTCCTCATTAATAGCATCTATAGATTTAGTGCTTACAAAGGCTGCAGAAATAAAAAAAGACATAGATAATATAGAAGCAAATTATGTGCTAGTTGATACACCAGGTCAAGTTGAACTCTTTGCGTATAGGGATACTGGAAGAATAATATCTTCTTTAATATCTGGAGAGAATAAAGCAGTAAACGTCTTTCTTATGGATTCATTTTTAGCTAAAGAAGCAAGAAGTTATGTATCCTTATTGCTACTATCAAGTGCAATAAAATTCAGATTAAACTTACCTCAAATAGATGCGTTATCAAAGATTGATTTATTAAATGAAAAAGAGTCCGCTAAGATATCATCATGGGGAGAAGGTGAAGAATTAATAGATGAATTAGGAGTAGTAGATGATTACTCATTTGAGTTAGTAAGAACTATTGTAGAAAATCTAGATAATCCGCCAATACCAGTTTCTGCAACAAAGAATATAGGATTCGATGAACTTTACGCAATAATACAGAGAATACTAGCTGGAGGAGAAGATTATCTGACAGAAGAAAATAGCCCTAGATTATAA
- the prs gene encoding ribose-phosphate diphosphokinase, whose translation MIIVGGPAANGIDEKISKILKYDLVKVEHKIFPDGESYIRFPKSLENEEVAIVQSTYYPQDKHLIELFLMIETARDMGASKVSAIVPYLAYLRQDRRFKDGESLSIKTVLGILNDVGCDSLIVVEPHKIDALKYFNGEIKIIDPIPALAREIRKEVENPFVLAPDRGALNRAERLAKELNAPFTHIEKERDRTTGEVRIKELPTDNFTGKDVILIDDIISTGGTLELASITSYKLGAKKVIAAAAHTLLVNNALDRLKKAGVKDIIGTNSVKVEAEIKIADISDLIAVKL comes from the coding sequence ATGATTATAGTAGGAGGACCGGCAGCAAACGGTATTGATGAGAAAATTTCTAAGATTTTAAAGTACGATCTCGTTAAGGTTGAGCATAAGATATTTCCTGATGGAGAATCGTATATAAGATTTCCAAAATCTTTGGAAAACGAAGAAGTAGCTATTGTTCAATCTACGTATTATCCTCAAGATAAGCATCTGATTGAGTTATTTCTAATGATAGAGACAGCAAGAGATATGGGGGCATCTAAAGTTTCCGCAATTGTTCCATATTTAGCTTATTTAAGACAAGATAGACGATTTAAAGATGGAGAATCTCTCAGTATAAAAACTGTCTTAGGAATATTAAACGATGTTGGATGTGACAGTTTAATAGTAGTAGAACCTCATAAGATAGACGCATTAAAATACTTCAATGGTGAAATAAAGATAATTGATCCAATACCTGCGCTAGCTAGAGAAATTAGGAAAGAAGTAGAAAATCCTTTTGTATTGGCTCCGGATAGAGGTGCCTTAAATAGAGCAGAAAGATTGGCTAAAGAACTTAATGCACCATTTACACATATAGAGAAAGAAAGAGATAGAACTACAGGGGAAGTAAGAATTAAAGAATTGCCAACAGATAATTTTACTGGTAAAGATGTAATTTTAATAGATGACATAATAAGTACTGGTGGTACACTGGAATTGGCGTCTATTACGTCGTACAAATTAGGTGCAAAAAAAGTAATAGCTGCGGCTGCTCATACTTTATTAGTTAATAATGCTTTAGATAGACTGAAAAAAGCTGGTGTTAAAGACATTATTGGGACTAATTCCGTAAAAGTCGAAGCAGAAATTAAAATTGCAGATATATCTGATCTAATAGCTGTAAAGCTATGA
- a CDS encoding TRM11 family SAM-dependent methyltransferase translates to MKYALLSAEELFVSMAEISSLVKSKISFFTGVAIFNDYNASIAKHSSTIKYSGELVSISDNPEDIIEKIKGECFSVKPNIIMNSQKDKFNEIYNKILDSIKLSRKCKILDLIFTDGVIIAGIREDERDTKSLNMHAKKPFSQSGTMDSYTSRLLVNLASPKKQVLDPFVGVGSILLEAAWIGYTCIGSDIDKKMIDKTRYNLNYFGYNCEILESSATNLPYREVESIVTDPPYGRSSSAKGEKLDKLYEDFFFESANSLKKGGKLVFASDSTRDWRDKIKSSGLKVQAVHFIYLHKSLSRAIYVVIKP, encoded by the coding sequence ATGAAATATGCGTTGCTTAGTGCTGAAGAATTATTCGTTTCGATGGCAGAAATCTCGTCCTTAGTAAAATCTAAAATATCGTTTTTTACTGGAGTAGCAATATTTAATGATTATAATGCAAGTATTGCTAAACATTCTTCTACAATTAAGTATTCTGGAGAACTTGTTTCAATATCGGATAATCCAGAAGATATTATAGAAAAGATAAAAGGAGAATGTTTTTCGGTTAAGCCGAATATCATAATGAATTCTCAAAAAGATAAATTTAATGAGATATATAACAAAATATTAGATAGTATAAAGCTATCAAGAAAATGTAAGATATTAGATCTAATATTTACGGATGGGGTTATTATAGCTGGCATTAGAGAAGATGAAAGGGATACAAAAAGCTTGAATATGCACGCTAAGAAACCTTTTTCTCAATCTGGTACTATGGATTCTTATACTTCTCGATTATTGGTTAATCTTGCTAGCCCTAAGAAGCAAGTTTTAGATCCCTTTGTAGGTGTCGGTTCAATACTTTTAGAAGCCGCATGGATCGGGTATACATGCATAGGAAGCGACATAGATAAAAAAATGATAGATAAAACTAGATATAATCTGAATTACTTTGGTTATAATTGTGAAATTTTAGAGTCTTCTGCAACTAATTTGCCTTATAGAGAAGTAGAAAGTATAGTAACCGATCCACCTTATGGAAGATCTTCTAGTGCTAAAGGAGAAAAACTAGATAAATTATACGAAGATTTTTTCTTTGAATCAGCTAATAGTTTGAAAAAAGGCGGAAAGTTAGTTTTTGCTTCAGACTCTACTAGGGATTGGAGGGACAAAATAAAATCTAGTGGACTTAAAGTCCAAGCTGTTCACTTTATTTATTTGCATAAAAGTTTGAGTAGGGCTATTTATGTGGTGATAAAACCTTGA
- a CDS encoding ribonuclease Z has protein sequence MIEIYFLGTGGGAPSKRKLPAYLIRRNGFSALFDCGEGTQITMIDHGISIMSIKLIAITHLHADHVMGVPSIIQTMAMYSRTDKLYIMGPRKIQEFLKASFEGTYFCPSFPIEFIDQYEDNEITIRPFKTKHVIPSQGYIFQEKEKVNIDKERIQRDGIKDWRIIKDLKSGKEVKIGNRILRPEDYLIKKEGYKISYTGDTSGYDNVIKSVKDSDLLLHDSTFLDDINAEEYGHSTVSIAARIALDANVKRLGLIHISGRYENLCIFEEISRKIFEKSFVPKDLSYYLFR, from the coding sequence TTGATCGAAATTTATTTTTTAGGTACAGGTGGAGGAGCTCCTTCAAAAAGAAAATTACCTGCATATCTTATAAGGCGAAATGGATTTAGTGCTCTCTTTGATTGTGGAGAAGGCACACAAATAACAATGATAGATCATGGAATAAGCATTATGTCTATTAAATTAATAGCTATAACTCATTTGCACGCTGATCATGTTATGGGAGTTCCTTCTATTATTCAAACTATGGCAATGTATAGTAGAACTGATAAGCTTTATATAATGGGTCCAAGAAAAATTCAAGAATTTCTTAAAGCTAGTTTTGAAGGAACGTATTTTTGCCCTTCTTTTCCTATAGAGTTCATTGATCAATACGAAGATAATGAGATAACTATAAGACCTTTTAAAACAAAGCACGTTATTCCATCTCAAGGATATATTTTTCAGGAAAAAGAGAAAGTGAATATAGATAAGGAAAGAATTCAAAGAGATGGTATTAAAGACTGGAGAATAATAAAAGATTTAAAATCTGGAAAAGAAGTAAAAATTGGAAATAGAATCCTTAGGCCAGAAGATTATCTTATTAAAAAAGAAGGATATAAGATATCATATACTGGAGATACTTCAGGTTATGATAATGTAATAAAATCCGTGAAGGATTCGGATCTACTTTTGCATGATTCAACATTCTTAGATGATATAAATGCTGAAGAATATGGACATTCTACAGTTTCCATCGCTGCAAGAATTGCTCTAGACGCTAATGTAAAAAGACTTGGTTTAATACATATTAGTGGAAGATATGAAAATCTGTGTATTTTTGAAGAAATATCAAGAAAAATTTTTGAAAAATCTTTTGTACCTAAAGATCTTTCATATTATCTTTTTCGTTAG
- a CDS encoding RNA-binding domain-containing protein: protein MTKITVMAEIRPSEDEDKIKVAIATFFDYEKIIIEERELNKLLIEEAYSLASLKKFHKILREERILDVARKYLIKGIEDDTITFMLHKQAASVGIISFIDEEKESPLGPIIVTIEYKEPMKVIDWLAPKTSKGQPLWENPIPNEKDNMKDL, encoded by the coding sequence ATGACTAAAATTACCGTGATGGCTGAAATAAGGCCATCAGAGGATGAAGATAAGATAAAAGTCGCTATAGCAACTTTCTTTGACTACGAGAAAATTATCATCGAGGAAAGAGAATTAAATAAGCTACTGATAGAAGAAGCATACTCTTTGGCTAGCTTAAAAAAATTTCATAAGATATTACGAGAGGAAAGAATTCTAGATGTAGCAAGAAAATACTTAATTAAGGGAATAGAAGACGATACAATAACTTTTATGCTTCATAAACAAGCCGCAAGTGTTGGAATAATATCCTTTATAGATGAAGAAAAAGAATCTCCTTTAGGTCCAATAATAGTAACTATAGAATATAAAGAGCCTATGAAAGTAATAGATTGGCTAGCACCAAAAACGTCAAAAGGCCAACCTCTTTGGGAGAATCCTATACCTAACGAAAAAGATAATATGAAAGATCTTTAG
- a CDS encoding nucleoside monophosphate kinase produces the protein MRWSIIKVILITGMPGSGKTLFANLLKEKGFTVISMGDALRKRYEKDAKYGERLMDYAKRIREIYGDGVVARLSIEEITQSTTKIAFEGVRSLAEVEEFKRIGEPLIVAIHASPQLRYSRMTARMRADDSTDVNILRKRDLDEISLGIGGVIAMADYVVVNDSTVEEFKKKSTDIIERILR, from the coding sequence ATTAGGTGGTCAATAATTAAAGTAATTCTTATAACAGGAATGCCAGGTTCAGGAAAAACTCTCTTTGCAAATTTATTGAAAGAAAAAGGTTTCACAGTAATATCTATGGGTGACGCTCTAAGAAAAAGATACGAAAAAGACGCTAAATATGGAGAAAGATTAATGGATTATGCAAAAAGAATAAGAGAAATATATGGAGACGGAGTTGTCGCAAGATTATCTATAGAAGAAATAACTCAATCTACTACTAAAATAGCTTTTGAGGGAGTAAGGAGCTTAGCGGAGGTAGAAGAGTTTAAGAGAATAGGTGAACCTTTAATTGTCGCTATTCATGCATCGCCACAGTTAAGATATAGTAGAATGACTGCACGTATGAGAGCCGATGACTCTACAGACGTAAATATTTTAAGGAAAAGAGATCTTGATGAAATTTCTCTGGGTATAGGCGGAGTTATTGCAATGGCTGATTATGTAGTAGTAAACGATTCTACAGTAGAGGAATTTAAGAAGAAGTCTACAGATATTATAGAAAGGATTTTGAGATGA
- the thpR gene encoding RNA 2',3'-cyclic phosphodiesterase, whose translation MRLFIAVEIKQIPTILSLINSIKQTNADVKLVDPENIHLTLAFLGEVEDLKLSRIEDSMNSVKFSKFNIVLRGTGAFPSISRPRVVWIGIEKGFNNMKDIRAQLVSNLKLNGIKPEDDKEFVPHITIGRVKGPRNLSELSSFIIKNANELYGEMEVNEIKLFKSTLTPKGPIYEVLYAIRANN comes from the coding sequence ATGAGGCTATTTATAGCTGTAGAAATTAAACAAATTCCTACTATTTTATCATTGATTAATAGTATAAAACAAACTAATGCTGACGTAAAGTTAGTTGATCCAGAGAATATACATTTAACATTAGCGTTTCTTGGAGAAGTGGAAGATTTGAAGTTGAGCAGAATTGAAGACTCAATGAATTCTGTAAAATTCTCTAAATTCAATATAGTTCTACGTGGTACTGGCGCATTTCCTAGTATATCTAGACCAAGAGTTGTATGGATAGGAATAGAGAAAGGTTTCAATAATATGAAAGATATAAGGGCACAATTAGTGAGTAATCTTAAGTTGAATGGTATAAAACCAGAGGATGATAAGGAATTTGTACCTCACATCACAATAGGTAGAGTTAAGGGTCCTAGAAATTTATCTGAACTAAGTAGTTTTATAATAAAAAATGCTAATGAGTTATATGGAGAAATGGAAGTAAACGAGATAAAACTGTTTAAAAGCACATTAACGCCCAAGGGTCCTATATATGAAGTCTTATACGCAATTAGAGCAAATAATTAA
- the cca gene encoding CCA tRNA nucleotidyltransferase, with protein MKSYTQLEQIINEVLSRIKPTEEDEEKVLEKANEVIAHLKGFDVQIHGSFRKGTWLKDDADVDVFVFFPKNVGKEYLEKDALKILKDRLSDFDITIAYAEHPYLIVNNKGIEIDIVPGIKVESGDKAITAVDRTPFHTEFISTHLTESQKDDVRVLKRFMKGIGVYGAEIKIQGFSGYVNELLIVKYGSFLNVVENAKKWKVPVLIDLVKPQKNFDAPVIIPDPVDPKRNAAAAVSLNSLAKFVIACNYFSKNPSISFFYPPESPSDIIKGDILVTKIYIKERAVEDLLWGQIYKNIDKIRNELRVSGFNVMDIKAYGNSEIVTIAIQLESKNIGKYYVNHGPLFYMMNAVEKFIKDNTNVWVGEDGRLYSLKERKETNAEEIVKNSISLKYTYKLEQYWLEKEPSEPCLKEFLRKTPSWLI; from the coding sequence ATGAAGTCTTATACGCAATTAGAGCAAATAATTAATGAGGTACTAAGTAGAATAAAACCTACGGAGGAAGATGAGGAAAAAGTTCTAGAGAAAGCAAACGAAGTTATAGCTCATTTAAAGGGATTTGATGTACAGATACACGGTTCATTTAGAAAAGGAACGTGGTTAAAAGATGATGCAGATGTTGATGTTTTTGTATTTTTTCCCAAGAATGTAGGAAAAGAATATTTAGAAAAAGACGCTTTAAAGATTCTTAAAGATAGGCTTTCAGATTTTGATATAACTATAGCCTATGCAGAACATCCTTATTTAATAGTTAATAACAAAGGAATCGAAATAGATATAGTTCCAGGAATTAAAGTGGAAAGTGGAGATAAAGCTATAACTGCTGTAGATAGGACACCTTTTCATACGGAATTTATTTCTACACATCTTACCGAATCTCAAAAAGATGATGTAAGAGTCTTAAAAAGATTTATGAAAGGAATTGGTGTATATGGTGCAGAGATTAAAATACAAGGTTTTTCAGGCTACGTTAATGAACTTTTGATAGTAAAATATGGCAGTTTTTTAAATGTTGTAGAGAACGCAAAAAAATGGAAAGTACCAGTATTAATAGACCTGGTTAAACCACAGAAAAATTTTGATGCTCCAGTAATTATTCCTGATCCTGTAGATCCCAAGAGAAATGCAGCAGCTGCGGTTTCATTAAATAGTCTGGCAAAATTTGTTATAGCATGTAATTATTTTTCTAAGAATCCATCTATTTCGTTCTTTTACCCTCCAGAATCTCCTTCCGATATAATAAAGGGTGATATATTAGTTACCAAGATCTATATAAAAGAGAGAGCAGTTGAAGATCTCTTATGGGGTCAGATCTATAAAAATATAGATAAAATTAGGAACGAATTACGCGTATCTGGATTTAATGTAATGGATATAAAGGCTTATGGTAACTCTGAAATTGTTACTATAGCTATACAACTAGAATCTAAAAATATAGGGAAATACTATGTAAATCATGGCCCATTATTTTATATGATGAACGCTGTTGAAAAATTCATAAAGGATAATACAAATGTTTGGGTAGGTGAAGATGGAAGATTATATTCATTAAAAGAAAGGAAAGAAACTAACGCTGAAGAAATAGTTAAGAACTCGATATCGCTAAAATATACTTACAAATTAGAACAATACTGGTTAGAAAAGGAGCCAAGTGAACCATGTCTGAAAGAGTTTTTGAGAAAGACTCCAAGCTGGTTGATATAA
- a CDS encoding serine/threonine protein kinase: MVDIKYFIYPSYDYDIYRELLENGIKYAYSFGDLNLGKVKVIGKGKTGIVALISSNRVIKIRRSDSPKETLELEAKIQQRAFPSSPKIYHYGKNFIIMDYIEGRKLRRNDRSYLIDLLKRAKYLEDVYIEHMELSRPWSNVIVSTERTYIIDYDSASFKEKPYNVTKILSAFKLNDIAKEYKLGKLDFDKIISILS, translated from the coding sequence CTGGTTGATATAAAGTATTTTATTTATCCTAGTTACGATTACGATATTTACAGGGAACTCTTGGAAAACGGAATAAAGTATGCGTACTCTTTTGGCGATCTAAACTTAGGTAAGGTTAAAGTTATAGGTAAGGGCAAAACAGGCATAGTTGCCTTAATATCAAGTAATAGAGTAATTAAAATAAGACGAAGTGATTCACCTAAAGAAACGCTGGAATTAGAAGCTAAAATTCAGCAACGCGCATTTCCTTCGTCACCTAAAATATATCATTACGGTAAAAATTTTATAATAATGGATTATATAGAAGGTCGCAAACTTAGAAGGAATGACAGATCATATCTAATAGATTTACTTAAAAGAGCTAAGTACCTTGAAGATGTTTACATTGAACATATGGAGTTATCAAGACCCTGGAGCAATGTTATTGTTAGTACTGAAAGAACATATATAATAGATTATGATTCTGCGTCTTTCAAAGAGAAACCATATAATGTAACCAAAATTCTTTCTGCTTTTAAATTGAATGATATAGCTAAAGAATATAAATTGGGAAAGTTGGATTTTGATAAAATAATTTCTATTTTGTCATAG